Proteins encoded within one genomic window of Natronobeatus ordinarius:
- a CDS encoding RNA-guided endonuclease InsQ/TnpB family protein: protein MADDYLRRTAITRPILTAEQQDLLDTTINEWKTACNISSRIGWEHGETRKNYLQDLAYDTVLEETRLGSQHAILATHQAAAALDGVEAIEDLDEHYKTSRPEFTSNTVKYDTRTMTLFDDGSVSLSTVDGRIQCDLNLPDEEDGYQHEYLNDDDWEVTESTLSKRDGEYYLHFGFRKNKPEKQVEIQDDNEDRTVLGVDLGIVNIATTSTAYFASGRELRHRHREFERIRGNLQQTGTQSAHRTIQQMSGRESRYLRDQLHQVANRLLEEARTHDCEYIAFENLKHIRERAPPVKEFHQWAHRQLVDLVEYKAEAEGISVEFVSPRNTSRRCPECGHTSKGNRVRQAEFECESCGATQNADYVGAKNVGWRYVRRGLQSSRRAGDSQLALKSGTVTPNQGFVPSD, encoded by the coding sequence GTGGCGGACGACTACCTGAGACGCACCGCAATCACCCGTCCCATCCTCACCGCCGAGCAACAGGACTTGCTCGATACCACCATTAACGAGTGGAAAACTGCCTGTAACATCAGCAGCCGCATCGGATGGGAACACGGTGAGACGCGGAAAAACTACCTCCAAGACCTCGCCTACGACACGGTACTGGAGGAAACACGTCTCGGGAGCCAACACGCGATTCTTGCCACCCATCAGGCCGCAGCCGCGCTCGATGGTGTCGAAGCAATCGAAGACCTTGACGAACACTACAAAACGTCTCGACCAGAGTTTACCAGTAACACGGTGAAATATGACACTCGAACGATGACGCTGTTCGATGATGGGTCTGTTTCGCTCTCCACCGTCGATGGCCGGATTCAGTGTGACCTGAACCTCCCCGACGAAGAAGACGGATATCAACACGAATACCTCAACGATGATGACTGGGAAGTAACAGAGTCTACGCTGTCAAAGCGTGATGGCGAATACTATCTCCACTTCGGGTTTCGGAAAAACAAGCCCGAGAAACAGGTCGAGATACAGGATGACAACGAGGACAGGACAGTTCTCGGCGTTGATCTCGGCATCGTCAATATTGCCACCACCAGTACAGCGTACTTCGCATCGGGGAGAGAACTCAGGCACCGGCACCGGGAGTTCGAACGGATTCGCGGCAATCTTCAGCAGACCGGGACACAATCCGCTCATCGGACAATTCAGCAGATGAGCGGGAGGGAGTCACGGTATCTCCGTGACCAACTCCATCAAGTCGCCAACCGGCTTCTCGAAGAAGCACGGACACACGACTGCGAGTACATCGCGTTCGAGAATCTAAAACACATTCGAGAACGTGCGCCGCCCGTCAAAGAGTTTCATCAGTGGGCCCACCGGCAACTTGTTGACCTCGTGGAGTACAAGGCCGAAGCCGAAGGGATTAGCGTCGAGTTTGTCAGTCCGAGGAATACGAGTCGGCGGTGTCCCGAGTGTGGACACACCAGCAAGGGGAACCGAGTACGACAAGCGGAATTCGAGTGTGAGTCGTGCGGGGCAACTCAGAATGCGGATTATGTTGGCGCGAAGAACGTTGGATGGCGATACGTCCGTCGCGGGCTACAGTCCTCGCGGCGGGCGGGCGACAGTCAACTCGCCCTGAAGTCAGGAACGGTGACGCCGAATCAGGGATTTGTCCCGTCCGACTAA
- a CDS encoding Cdc6/Cdc18 family protein gives MGEEIDTSQSTFEDGSELADSSQEATNGGGISIRDRLQTESSGGVFANKDLVRSDTIIDEDRIVGRDDQLGRVVDNLKPVLQNEGIPDMLLSGPSGTGKSLIIHAVCKQIVELCESQGKTFGVISINCEGPKTADRAVYRLVKAAADDLGVDPGVPQTGVSTDQKLERLYELMREYYDGVIFILDEIDMLEGPYQEAEYNSLIYQLSRARKLADFDGPISLTTITNYADFMKDLNSRAQSSYNPDDIFFDDYDANQLRSILHNRRDAFKPDSLTDDVVPLVAAFGSQTHGDARKAIDLLRWAGELAERRGADTVTETDVREAQEKYTENRKLRHISGISTQKKLSIYAVAATAHYAREHPEWIPAGPTFKTYQFIADTMDSDQYSRETFVNHVTEQSTYGVLDSERRGKGRGRGVHMYFSLSEDPETIMETIREDSRFEDLAHEEATISAVVRERLKQFRSKN, from the coding sequence ATGGGTGAGGAGATAGATACGTCACAGTCGACGTTTGAGGATGGCTCGGAACTCGCCGATTCTTCTCAAGAGGCAACAAACGGTGGTGGCATCTCAATCCGGGATCGACTACAAACTGAGTCGTCTGGGGGGGTCTTCGCGAACAAAGACCTCGTTCGGTCAGATACCATCATCGACGAGGATCGTATCGTCGGTCGTGATGACCAACTGGGCCGTGTCGTCGACAATCTGAAACCCGTGCTCCAGAACGAAGGCATCCCAGATATGCTTCTGAGTGGTCCCTCTGGAACTGGGAAGTCGCTCATCATTCATGCAGTCTGCAAACAGATCGTCGAACTGTGTGAATCCCAAGGCAAGACCTTCGGGGTCATTTCAATCAACTGCGAGGGGCCGAAGACTGCAGATCGGGCTGTCTATCGGTTAGTTAAAGCTGCTGCCGACGACCTCGGCGTTGATCCTGGTGTTCCCCAAACCGGAGTCTCAACAGATCAGAAGCTGGAGCGACTGTACGAACTGATGCGCGAGTACTATGACGGTGTCATCTTCATTCTCGATGAAATCGATATGCTCGAGGGACCGTATCAGGAAGCAGAGTACAATTCTCTCATCTACCAGCTTTCACGGGCTCGAAAACTCGCCGATTTTGATGGGCCGATCTCACTCACGACTATCACGAATTACGCCGATTTCATGAAGGACCTCAACAGCCGCGCACAGAGTTCTTACAACCCTGACGATATCTTCTTCGACGATTACGATGCGAACCAACTCCGTAGTATTCTCCACAACCGACGAGACGCCTTCAAGCCAGACTCACTCACAGATGACGTCGTTCCGCTTGTTGCTGCGTTCGGATCCCAAACGCATGGAGATGCACGGAAAGCAATTGATCTCCTCAGATGGGCTGGCGAATTAGCCGAGCGGCGTGGAGCTGACACTGTTACCGAGACTGATGTCCGTGAAGCCCAGGAGAAATACACCGAAAATCGCAAACTACGCCATATCAGCGGGATATCCACTCAAAAGAAACTCTCCATCTACGCTGTGGCGGCTACTGCCCACTATGCAAGAGAACATCCTGAGTGGATACCTGCTGGACCTACGTTCAAGACGTACCAATTCATTGCTGATACGATGGATTCGGATCAGTACAGTCGCGAGACGTTCGTAAATCACGTCACAGAGCAGAGTACGTACGGGGTATTGGACTCCGAGCGTCGAGGCAAGGGGCGAGGCAGAGGAGTGCATATGTATTTCTCCCTCTCCGAGGACCCGGAAACGATTATGGAGACGATTCGTGAGGATTCCCGGTTCGAAGATCTAGCTCACGAAGAGGCGACTATCAGCGCGGTTGTCCGCGAACGGCTGAAGCAGTTCCGGAGCAAGAACTAA